The DNA window atcataataataatcgttttccaaaaaacttaaagaataaataatgttacaatacaaataaatataaatgtatttttaccaACATGCCAATgtcatgtaaaataaaagtattaagttacaaagaataataaagaggcaaatatttgattattatttgaaacaaaatataataatgtaaagtacatttaaattatcgttgaataaatgtaaattaaagtcGTCATACTATATGCGTATTTCCTTTGTTACCTTAACGCCACACGATTCTCGTACTCTGGTCCATATAGACCTCATACTATAATCGTCAATTTCACGTAAATCGATACAACCGTTCTAAATCCATTTCCATCACCGTCCATTAAATTTCACAACACATTAGGCATACGTGGATTAAAATTACCCGGCAAATGGGTGACATgacacaaatttatttttaataatttatatagctTTTACGTAGGCAAATGCGTCAGTATCGTTAAaagaaagaggttttatatcacTTACCATATTTTGGTTCGAAAACGACAACGTTTACTTAATTAGAAATTAATCTAGAAATTGCTTCGAATTTTAAACAGCAAACCGCGCACAAGTAACACCCGAAACTTTAACACTATCTATTTCAGGAGTGCAGACGCagagatttaaaaatagaacacgtTTGAAAGCGCTCAGAAATTCTCAACTTTCGCGCTTAACTTTCaatttgtagatattttttacataaattatctttaaaaacttttaataaaatacaagttttgcgtaaaatatgtacatcatatattttcttaaatggtAATGCGTGATTTATAGCATCACATTATAATATCTTactaaaataagtattattaataaataagaattcaaCTTAATAAGACCTACTTccaaaaatattacacttaGTGATCTTTCTCCGGGAAGACCGTACCTACTTTAGGATATCTGTCATCTAGCTTTAAACAAAAGTGACATTCTTCATTAAAAAACTGTCTATCTATCTAACTATCGTAGCCAAgatttaataagtatttcaaaTCTGTATCGAGATAAGATGGCAATGGCTGAGCGGGAAGTCTGGCTGGCAATTACTTCACTATGTAGTCCATTCCATATTCCAATAACCATAAATATCTTTTTTCAGTTAATTCTGACTacgagatattttaattataaaagcttttttgctaaatattcaacaacaacaacgagcGCTTTGTTATTTACCTATACCATAGCTACGTGGACCAGCAAATTTCCAAAACTCTGGGAGCTAAAATCATAGCATGTCTTTCATCTACTATTCATgattgacatttttaacttttccgtttcgtaaattcaaatcgtttgtaaaaaataaaataagaatagaatagaatagaatatactttattgtacaccacaaacaagaaactttacatggaacaaaaaataataaattaaaatgtacaaaaaggcggtcttatcgctaagtagcgatttCTGCCAGACAACCTTTAATTTAGGGAAATTGTGCAGCGAAAAGGTAGGTGGTgcctaatatatacaataatacatatataaataaacatacatacatatatacataaatatatatactaataaaataaatgaacaattacacatataaatataaatgaatatattaaatatataatatataagtcgtctcaaacttaattatgtaaatacaaaaatttaaataagtcacagtaagtaaaaaaaaaaaagaagaaacaaaataaaattaacaaataaaacataaaaactatacaagacCATAAAGTGACTGAGTTTCCATAGCCAGATAGTGCTCTTTTACCAACCTCTTAAAAGACAATAGCGTTTGCGCTTGCTTAATGTTAATGGGTAAAGCATTCCACAGTTGGATAGCCTGTACGGTAAaggacattttgaaaaattttgtgTTATGCACAGGTATCCTCAATGTCAGATTTTCAGCCGATCTTAACCCTTTATTATATAGTCCTAGGAACtcaaatttttcctttaaataagtCGGGGCATTAACATTAAACAAGACGCAATAAAGAAGCGAGAGAACATGCAGATTCCGGCGAAAGCGAATAGATAACCACTTGAGTTTAGATCGAAAGTtggaaacatggtcatatttgcgcaaGCCAAATATGAAACGTATAGCAATATTTTGGAGTCGCTCAAGTTTGTTTAGTTGGTCCTCGGTTAAATTAAGATAGCTTGCGTCAGCGTAATCGAGAATAGATAGGAGTAAAGAttgtgctaacataattttggttgGAATAGGAAGGAAATAACGCAGACGCTGTAGAGATTTAATGGAGCCAATAGTTTTCCGACTTAGTTCTTTAATATGGCAGTTCCACGATAGAGTATTATCTAAATGATTACCTAGATTTTTAACATTTGGACTATAAGGTATTacggcattattaaattttatgtaaggTAAATCAGACCAAACCACTCTCGAAACCAAACTCTGgctgccaataataatggccTGAGACTTAGAGGGGTTCACCTTGAGACCATGAGACTTACTCCaatggcagatctcttccaagtcATTATTAATGGCAGAAATAGCAAGAGGTAGGTTCTCTAGGGTGGAATGGCGATAAATCTGTatatcatctgcatacatgtgaAAGAGAGAAGTGATTTTAGatgttatagaattaataaatagtgaaaagaGTAAAGGTGACAAGACTCCCCCTTGAGGTACGCCGGATTTTACAACACTCCAAGACGAGACAGTCTCATCAATACGGACACGTTGCCGGCGCCCTCGTAGGTAACTGCGAAACCAATCAATAACTGACGGAGATATGTTAACAGAACGTAGCCGACCTAACAGTATATCATAGTCGACAGTGTtaaaagcattgctaaagtccagTAAAGTCATAACTGTTAGGTGCTTATTGTCCATTCCCCATCGAATGTCGTCGGTAACTTTCACCAGCGCAGTAACCGTACTATGACCAGGACGGGAACCGGATTGTAAGGGATTTAGGATATGGAATTGATTAAGGAATAGACTAAGCTGGTGATGGACTAGCTTCTCTAGAACTTTTGAAAGAAAAGGTAGAATGGAGATTGGGCGAAAGTCGGAACAAGTGCTGGGGTTAGCCTTTTTTGGTAACGGAATAATTTGAGCATTTTTCCATGCATCAGGGAATTCGCAGGTATTAACGGAATGGTTTAGGATGTGAGTTAAAACAGGGATAATGATGTCAATGATAGGTAATATCATACTACGGCTAATACTATCCTACAGAAGAGGTGCCTACAGAATTGGACGTGATAGACAATATgttctttttaacatcacattcagtaaATTGATTCAATGTAAACGGTGgataatttggagttgacattGAAGAGAGAGTATCAAGCGTAGATTTTTTATCAGCGCTATCCATTACGTTAGCAGCAGAAAAGtgattattaagattttcaatATCCATATTAGAAGAAAGTGAAATTTGAGAATTTTTACCAACTCCAAGTGACTTTAAAAATTTCCATGTTCTGGTtgtgtcgccgttttcgacagatttgtgaatgtgacgtcgttgtgcatctctacacaatgtattgcagcgattacGAAATTTATTGTACTTTGTGCGATTGGCCTCTGTTTGATCTGACTTCAATCGTGCTTTATAAAGTGCTTTTTTGGCAATCATAGCTTTTAAATCATCACAAGGCCATGGTGCAGgaagatgtttaattttaacaggTCTAACAGGGGCATACCTGTCGTACAGCTGTATTAAAAGCGAATTGAAAATGTTTAGTTTTTCATCTATCGTGGATGCACCAATTACTACTGACCAATCGATTTTACCAGCATCTGTACGGAGACTGTCAATatccattccaccaaaattaCGCTGCAGAAGTACTCTCGGCTTCGCTTTTGGAGGacgtattttataagaaagataGATGAGATCATGGTATGAAAATGCATCAGCTGAGCACTGACCATACTTAAACACATGATCTAAGGTAaaataaggtaaaataaaagtaaaaaaggcatattattcgataaaagattttgtagacgataaaaaagcgtggaattaatgcGTTTTTACTTCCAGGTTCCaggttaaaaaagagtaactactgagtttcttgccggttcttctcggtagaatctactttccgaaccggtgttagcttcacttaattgttaaatgacgattcaaaattacttgtaaaagcctaattgaataaagtttattttgattttgtacatGACTAATcatgtattgctgtttggtggtgAAATGTCTGATGAGCGGAATACATACCGACAGGTTGatacaaaaccctaccactaaAAAAAGTTGAGGTCatagattattttatcttataaagtAATAACAGACAAAACAAGAAAAAGTGCTACGattaattcaatcaaaaataaataacacatatatGTACGTAACTCAACCTAAATCAATCATTTCAAGTTTGCAGTTCTTGTTACattgttattttcatttagttcagtcatacaaaatatttagaatattattatttatttacatgttcAGATTTTAGTAAAGAGTAGTATTTCAATTTCTTTCGTTTTGtgtcaaaaacaaatgaacttttgtttcttaaaagtaaataaaataactgaagCGTATCGTATCAAAACTCGGTTATAGAAGCGCAATCTTAGCCACATCCCGCTTCTCTCATGCGCTTGCATATTTGGGATACTATGAAGTGATTTGATATTCACGATGAATGTCAACATGAGCATTGGGCGTGAATCTAGTACTCACAAACAggatatataatgtaaatttaatggcATATTGACCTAACTATGTATTTCAAATTAACCTGCACCAGCAGTTTACTCAGATGTAGGATATAACTAAGACAGATTTACAATCACATTTTACAACAGCACAAAGGGTTTGTTTTCGGACCAAGATTCAAAAATGAGGTAGACTTACAATTTGTTCTCTATGCGTAACTTTCAGAACAGTCAAAAACGCAAAAAGCGACAATGAACTTGCTCGAGAAATATGTCTATCTTGTTGCTTAAAAACCTTACTCatacttaaaacaaaactatagcACTTAAATACTGAACAACTTAGATCACATACTGATACTATCACAACTGATAGAAATGCtttaaacatttcaaataaaaataaattctaagaaTCTACTTCATGgggatttgattttgatttttaataatatttccttttattCAATCTAACTCTTTTGGACCAAAATGTTTTAGGTGGGTTTGTACTTACAtactttatcatttttaatttgtacagtTTTCATGTTGATTCCGCTACGATACCACAACTTGCTAGGCTATAATTACAAGTAATTCTATGTCTAATAAGTAACACTTAATTAACACAAATGAGTAATTATAAAAGACGAAACACCGAATAAAGTAGAAACGCTGCGTATCCGGTCGGCCACGCgccaaataatttgaaaatgagAGTAACtttgatgataattataataacagttAACTGGATTAAATTGTAAgagcattaaaaaaatatcaaattatatcttTAGAATTGTTTCGTGTAGCAATAAAAATCTTGgtccatttttaatatttctgggTGAATAATTCTAATGAGGTTTATGGTTAATcttcattacaaatatataatcaagTCTAACAGTATTGTTTTAAcaatctaattttaaagaaatagatGATGCAAAAAATAGATTACTAAGTGCAAGAATCCAAGGCGATATTAGACATCTGACATATGACTTTTGACATTTAGTAGATAAACTTGACTTATACGCGAAGCAAATTGTTTtggatttaaaattacaaacggTCAGACACTGAAGTACATAACAGTAAGACaatacgtaaaaataataaatcattgagttaaaaaagtatttaccgTGATTATAAGTTACCATTTTATTTCAGTACTTCACCATGACCTCGGAAAAAAACGCTCAGGTGGGACAAGCTCGTGAAACATTTCAAATGCTTTTTCAAATTTCTCAACTTCTCAGCACTGGTTTGGACGCTGAAACCCTAACTATATGCATTAGGCTTTGTGAATTAGGAGTGGATCCGGAAGTGCTAGCTCATGTCATAAAGGAAGTAAGGAAAGTGGGCGAAAATGCAGCCGAGATCAAACCATCCAATTTACAGTCACATTAAATGATACCAAATCTATAACATAAGTttgttaagtattatttattttgtcactaaattattaattaaaaaaacaattcactAACTTACTctacacttttaattttttaatatatatgatgtcatatatgtatatcaaaaaacaaatataacctATTACAATATCTGATGTCTCAAATTATAGGGCTAATGAAGTTAATatgtttcttaaattattacaaaccaCATATGATTTGaactaaatgaaataaaagtttatatttagaataaattaatattaaaaataatcggataaggaataataaaaataaacaattttttacaaatatttatttggtatctattTTTACAAACGGAACACCATAATTTAAGCcagcaaaaataatattaataacaaagtaTCAGAATGACTGTCACAAGTAAGACTTAATATAgaagaatgaataaataaatcctctaaaatttattaaatctttatcaTGAACAGCCTCCTAACAATTCAGACTAACACTACAACAATATGgggaacaaataaatatgttgtatGTTAATTTTGCTaacataaattatgatatttaaaatgaacataGACAACTATGTTCcatattcaaaaacaaaaaattaacatttgtcAAGTGAAATTATGAGCAATCAGTATCGAACTGAAAATATCACAGATGCAAATAATTCACTTAAAAATTCAGATTGGGGAAaacttttagtaaataaattataccaaAGCACTGAAAATTCTTCAACAAgattgtaaaattaaagttatctgatgaaaatattaattaaaaatattcttatttgacAATTTTGTGCACATGATATAATTTCAGACATTTTATATATTGCcatctaaattattatatttcagatCTTGTATGAAAGCCATATGTGAACTAAAGATTGTGTGTGCAAGAATCACTgaatctgtatttataatttattttattggcaGTAGTTGCATGTGTCATAAAAAATTTCAACATAACCAGGTATCCACTTACCTGTATTCAgattccaaaaaatattatttgtaaataataattttgtcatatgaaaataaacttgACTGAAACTTAACACCATAAAGATGTTtacagaataaaaaattaaaataagtatttattttaaaattacaagtcTGAACCATAGACAATAGGTTTTaacttgttttgttaatttgcttgattttaaaacaaatgaatgttttGAAAATACCTTATTACCAAGTATAACTTTACTCATACAATCTTGTCattcatttataacataaatctaTTGAAAACTTTGTCCCTGTGCCTGGCTTTGACCTAAGATTGAAGGATCTTCAAATATTGGCTGTTGTGGTTTGAACTGCTCTGATGTTATTCTTGTGAACATGATACTTATGCCCTCTATTAGTGCTAGAAGGACGCCTCCAACCAGTGCACTGCCTGCCATCGCCGGAACACCTGAATTAACATTTTCACAACATTATTCATCACTATCCATCAGTAACCAATGTCTAAATTCCCTGAATTATTCCACCATGATggtatttattagtatattctTAATCCACTTAGACCGAGCATTAAATTGAACTACGAAGCAAAACTGTTATtactgattaataaaaaaatatatattttttgaatgtcAGCACagttattgatatatgtaaaattaaagtaaatatatacacatattattatCTTCGTAATgcaaaatacagcaaagtgctAAGTATTTGTATAATGTTTGCTTCTGCTATAGGAATATCCTATATACATCTTATATAAggaaaaaatagtgtttttggTCTCTGACATGAACACAAGTGAGTAAATGCTGCATAGTACCATTTCGAGCTGCAAGGATGCCTCCCGTTAGTGCACCACTCATGATCGAGTTCCAGGGATCTTCCTTTTGTCGTAAATAGACAAGTGAACAATCAATTGTTGAAAACATTCCTCCCCATACTGCAAAGTTTCCTCCTACAATCGGTGACCTTTCCTTCATAGCTGCTAAACTACCAAGCTAAAAAACAAAGTGAGATATTCTATACAATGTATAAATGATAATGCTATTTATActacattttaattcaaaatgacTAAACTTGCGTAGAAGACTTGCCAAATAAAACTGCGCAAAATTTATCATTACAATTCGACATTTCAAAATCTTCGTCAATATTTTAAGTatcagattttatattataagttttaatttattattgcacttaaaatataaaatattttattcataccaTTTTCCTACTGAATCCTACGGGAGCATTTCTGAACCCTTTTATTGAATGGAAGATACCACCGCCGATCGCTCCCATCAAAAATGCGCCGCCAGAGTCATCCAAAATACGCCAAGGGCAAGGTTCTCTTGAATATtcatccattttattttaaaggatttAACTCTGCAATCGAGTGTTAGGTAAGAATATAACCTCAAAGCCACTGAATTTAACCTTAAACAGTAAAATAATGCTCACCAACATATAAAATGTAgcgaatttcgataaaatatatatttatatagattattacTATTACAGTATAGTTGCGTTTATTTTGTACTATTTACATCATTTTCGTTTTCGTATTCGAGAACAAGGTTCGCACTTCACGATTCATAAATTCCTATATCTCTCTCAAATTCCAATTCACTCAAATTAaagataacatataaatattaagttatagACTAAAGTAATCATTTTGCTTTTGAATCTGTGGTTTGTCTACGACTGCGACTTGCGAGCCCTATCCCTTACTTGTCTGGTTcagtaatacatttttttataagtacaaattaagttatattaatgTTTGGTTTGTCAACTGTGCTTCAGTGTGCgtcctaaaataatttatttttttgtaaaattggaCTACTCTCTGAATTTTTTTTCGCTATCttaatactaaaatagtttTGACCAGCTTGAACAagctaagttaaataaattaaaaaattatcggaagttaaaacaaaaataaaaattagtgtCCGACCGAAGTTTTGGTTTCGGTTTTGGCCGGAAAACCAGTTTCGGTtggactttaataaaaatataagctaaaaagtaaatattagatCTTTATCTGATCTATGTTTGTAAAAATTTTGTCTGTGACCTAAACTTTTATCAAAACCGCTCCAGTAATTTGGTACAGCAAATTTCACTGAGTCTTTGAATATTACTAAATTAGAAAACATTAaggaaattttataatacataaaaaataaaaacagattagaTTTAGTGACAAATACATAAATGccatgataaattaatttattcaaataagattTGGTAAGTATATACAAGAAGTATTTccgaaaatgataaaattacttgtattaaatttagattttttatttaaatagataaatattatattgttttacatttaat is part of the Vanessa cardui chromosome 14, ilVanCard2.1, whole genome shotgun sequence genome and encodes:
- the LOC124535251 gene encoding mitochondrial import inner membrane translocase subunit Tim17-B; this translates as MDEYSREPCPWRILDDSGGAFLMGAIGGGIFHSIKGFRNAPVGFSRKMLGSLAAMKERSPIVGGNFAVWGGMFSTIDCSLVYLRQKEDPWNSIMSGALTGGILAARNGVPAMAGSALVGGVLLALIEGISIMFTRITSEQFKPQQPIFEDPSILGQSQAQGQSFQ